A portion of the Pedobacter cryoconitis genome contains these proteins:
- a CDS encoding STAS domain-containing protein, producing the protein MKFSVDKHEKYVAIRLDESSLTAENTPGLKSEFILLNAEGYCNIVLDLSMVSDCDDSQDLSCLLVGNRLCKKANGLFLVTGVAECIARLLEMSSIDQSLNIVGNLDEAEDLFFMEEIEKELLGSFDQEN; encoded by the coding sequence ATGAAATTTTCAGTAGATAAACACGAAAAGTATGTGGCAATCAGGTTGGATGAAAGTAGTCTGACTGCTGAGAATACGCCGGGATTGAAATCCGAATTCATTTTGTTGAATGCTGAGGGGTATTGTAATATCGTCCTGGACTTATCGATGGTGAGTGATTGTGATGATTCACAGGATCTGAGCTGTCTTTTGGTCGGCAACAGGCTTTGTAAAAAGGCAAATGGGTTATTCCTGGTTACAGGGGTAGCGGAGTGTATTGCCAGGTTATTGGAAATGTCGTCTATTGACCAGTCATTAAACATCGTGGGCAACCTGGATGAGGCGGAAGATTTGTTCTTCATGGAAGAGATAGAGAAGGAATTACTAGGGAGCTTTGATCAGGAAAATTAA
- a CDS encoding phosphoribosylaminoimidazolesuccinocarboxamide synthase, with protein sequence MKAIKETNFNFPKQSSFYKGKVRDVYTIDHRLMAMVVTDRISAFDVVLPEAIPFKGQVLNQIGAKFLKATADIVQNWVIAVPDEMVTIGRICEPFKVEMVIRGYLAGHAWREYSAGKRSVCGVALPDGLKENDKLPQPIITPTTKASVGHDEDISRADILAKGVVSIVDYDQLENYTYALYKRGTEMAAERGLILVDTKYEFGKIGEEIYLIDEIHTPDSSRYFYAEGYEERQAENTPQKQLSKEFVRKWLIENGFQGKDGQEIPVMTPEIIASISERYIELYEQITGDQFVKNEQDDILNRIEQNVLGSLLSN encoded by the coding sequence ATGAAAGCAATTAAAGAAACAAATTTTAATTTTCCTAAACAGAGTAGTTTTTACAAGGGTAAGGTGCGTGATGTATATACTATTGATCATCGTTTGATGGCCATGGTAGTGACTGACAGGATTTCTGCATTTGATGTGGTTTTACCTGAGGCTATTCCTTTCAAGGGTCAGGTGTTAAATCAGATTGGGGCTAAGTTTTTAAAGGCAACAGCGGATATCGTTCAGAATTGGGTGATTGCTGTACCGGATGAAATGGTGACGATTGGTCGCATTTGTGAGCCTTTTAAGGTAGAAATGGTGATCAGGGGCTATCTTGCTGGTCATGCGTGGAGAGAGTATAGTGCGGGTAAAAGAAGTGTGTGCGGTGTAGCGTTGCCGGATGGTTTAAAGGAGAATGATAAATTGCCCCAGCCTATTATTACGCCAACGACTAAGGCGTCTGTTGGGCATGATGAGGATATTTCCAGAGCAGATATTTTAGCGAAGGGAGTTGTTTCCATTGTTGATTATGATCAGCTGGAGAATTATACTTATGCTTTGTATAAAAGAGGAACTGAGATGGCTGCTGAACGTGGTTTGATCTTAGTGGATACGAAGTATGAGTTTGGTAAAATTGGTGAGGAGATTTATTTGATTGATGAGATTCATACGCCTGATTCTTCGCGTTATTTTTATGCGGAGGGTTATGAGGAGCGCCAGGCGGAAAATACACCGCAGAAACAGCTTTCTAAGGAGTTTGTGCGCAAGTGGTTAATTGAGAATGGTTTCCAGGGTAAGGATGGACAGGAGATCCCGGTGATGACTCCTGAAATTATTGCTTCGATTTCTGAGCGTTATATTGAGTTGTATGAGCAGATTACTGGTGATCAGTTTGTAAAGAATGAGCAGGATGATATTCTGAACAGGATTGAGCAGAATGTTTTAGGAAGTCTGTTATCAAATTAA
- a CDS encoding PhoH family protein, with amino-acid sequence MNELKLTLETVDPVQFWGANNEHYELIKHAFPKLKVVARGNEVKVLGDEGEQKLFEKKFGKLVGHLEQYGSLSPGDIESILAFKYNADAYGADAAPEKVNGGGGGEVIVFGNSGMMIKARTANQRRMVDSIVKNDVLFAIGPAGTGKTYTAVALAVRALKNKEIKRIILTRPAVEAGESLGFLPGDLKEKVDPYLRPLYDALDDMIPAEKLKLYLENRTIEIAPLAFMRGRTLDNCFVILDEAQNSTDLQLKMFLTRMGPSAKFIVTGDVTQIDLPKKQMSGLHNALRILDDIPGIEIIYLTGEDVVRHKLVKRILKAYGDIQ; translated from the coding sequence TTGAACGAACTAAAACTAACATTAGAAACAGTAGATCCGGTACAATTCTGGGGTGCGAACAACGAGCATTATGAGTTGATCAAACATGCATTCCCTAAACTGAAAGTTGTTGCCAGAGGCAACGAGGTTAAGGTGTTAGGGGATGAAGGTGAGCAGAAACTCTTTGAGAAAAAGTTTGGTAAATTGGTCGGACATCTGGAGCAATATGGCTCTTTAAGTCCGGGTGATATTGAATCAATTTTAGCGTTTAAATATAACGCTGATGCTTATGGTGCTGATGCTGCACCGGAAAAAGTGAATGGTGGTGGCGGTGGAGAAGTCATTGTCTTCGGGAATAGCGGTATGATGATCAAGGCCCGGACGGCCAATCAGCGCCGGATGGTTGACAGCATTGTGAAGAATGATGTGCTTTTTGCAATCGGCCCTGCGGGGACTGGTAAAACGTACACGGCGGTAGCGCTTGCTGTACGGGCATTGAAAAATAAAGAGATTAAAAGAATTATCCTGACCAGGCCGGCTGTAGAGGCTGGGGAGAGCTTAGGCTTTTTACCTGGTGATTTAAAAGAGAAAGTAGATCCTTATCTTCGCCCGCTGTATGATGCGCTTGATGATATGATCCCGGCAGAAAAGCTGAAGTTGTATTTAGAGAACAGAACGATTGAAATTGCACCGCTTGCATTTATGCGTGGCCGTACTTTGGATAATTGTTTTGTAATTTTGGACGAGGCACAGAATTCAACGGATTTACAGTTGAAGATGTTTTTAACGCGTATGGGGCCTTCTGCGAAGTTCATCGTTACTGGTGATGTGACGCAGATTGATTTACCAAAGAAACAGATGTCGGGTTTGCATAATGCTTTGCGTATTCTGGATGATATTCCGGGTATTGAAATCATTTACCTGACAGGGGAGGATGTGGTAAGGCATAAGCTGGTGAAAAGGATATTGAAGGCATACGGAGATATACAGTAA
- a CDS encoding SAM hydrolase/SAM-dependent halogenase family protein, producing the protein MAIITLTTDLGSKDFYQAALKGSILTILPTATIVDITHEVPSFNISYAAFVLKNVYHYFPKGTVHLIGIDSVFSENTKYIGLKYHDHYFVGADNGIFSLLFDGKPDEIVELNIMQDLKYLHFPLVDIFVKAAIHLAKGGKLKDIGLPTANIEEKMLLNPVIEQDMIRGSVIYIDTFCNVITNITKELFTKIQRNRDFTLFFRKSETITQLSWHYNEVSEGEKLCLFGISNHLEIAINKGKASGLLGLHLGDIVRIQFHP; encoded by the coding sequence ATGGCCATTATCACTTTAACAACAGATTTAGGATCCAAAGATTTTTATCAGGCTGCCCTCAAAGGCAGTATCCTGACGATCTTGCCTACAGCTACTATTGTTGATATTACCCATGAAGTTCCATCCTTCAATATCTCTTACGCAGCCTTTGTATTAAAGAATGTTTACCACTATTTCCCTAAAGGCACTGTGCATCTGATAGGTATAGATTCTGTCTTCAGTGAAAATACAAAATATATAGGATTAAAATACCACGATCATTATTTTGTCGGCGCCGATAACGGAATTTTTTCTTTACTATTTGACGGCAAACCCGATGAAATCGTAGAACTCAATATTATGCAGGATTTAAAATACCTGCACTTCCCGCTCGTTGATATTTTTGTTAAAGCAGCCATTCACCTCGCAAAAGGTGGAAAGCTGAAAGACATAGGTTTACCAACAGCAAACATCGAAGAAAAGATGCTGCTTAACCCAGTTATCGAACAAGATATGATCAGAGGAAGCGTAATTTATATTGACACTTTCTGCAACGTCATTACCAATATAACCAAAGAACTATTTACTAAAATACAGCGAAACAGAGACTTCACCCTCTTTTTTCGGAAAAGCGAAACCATTACCCAGCTCAGCTGGCACTACAACGAAGTTTCCGAAGGAGAGAAATTATGCCTTTTCGGGATCAGTAACCATTTGGAAATCGCCATTAACAAAGGCAAAGCAAGCGGGTTACTCGGCCTGCACCTGGGTGACATCGTTCGTATCCAGTTTCACCCCTAA
- a CDS encoding DUF1015 domain-containing protein: protein MPLIKPFSALIPAAHLQSSVVTRPLEYYSMGEAKLIASENNYSFLHLISPALDHAYLRDMSQELIFRKIAENFDSFLSGNVLVPVNRSCYYIYQVTCNGVTQKGLWALSDVQSYLDGSIKKHELTVERREKQLADYLHHTGLDANPVLITYHPVRAIDELIGKYVQELPVIDFIFTDLTGHKVWLIDDEADINLITSEIGQIEAVYIADGHHRAAAMSKMDYFSTVFMNTDEIRVLQFNRLVRDLNGLTTADFLSRLEHAFTIEKSEEPVDPDQLHRIGMYLDKQWYVLSPKEDAYDANDPVDLLDVSILQHQLLGPVLGIDDPRTNARVTFEGGITPLVEIQKMVDNSLYAVAFTLYAVSVEQIINVADANKTMPPKSTWIEPKFLVGMLTNYCI, encoded by the coding sequence ATGCCTTTAATAAAGCCTTTTTCAGCGCTTATTCCTGCTGCACATTTGCAGTCTTCTGTGGTAACACGTCCCCTTGAGTATTATAGTATGGGTGAGGCAAAGTTAATCGCTTCTGAAAACAATTATAGCTTTCTTCATTTAATTAGTCCGGCTTTGGACCATGCTTATTTGCGTGATATGAGCCAGGAACTAATCTTCCGGAAGATTGCTGAAAACTTCGATTCTTTTTTGAGTGGTAATGTGCTTGTTCCGGTTAACCGGTCTTGTTATTATATTTACCAGGTTACTTGTAATGGGGTTACGCAGAAAGGTTTGTGGGCTTTAAGTGATGTGCAGAGTTATCTGGATGGAAGCATTAAAAAGCATGAGCTAACGGTAGAAAGAAGGGAGAAGCAGCTGGCTGATTATTTGCATCATACAGGGCTGGATGCAAATCCGGTATTGATTACGTACCATCCGGTGCGGGCTATAGATGAACTGATCGGAAAGTATGTGCAGGAGCTGCCGGTCATTGATTTTATATTTACGGATCTGACCGGACATAAGGTTTGGTTAATTGATGATGAGGCGGATATTAATTTAATTACCAGTGAAATAGGGCAGATAGAGGCTGTATATATTGCAGATGGTCATCATCGCGCGGCAGCCATGTCAAAAATGGATTATTTCTCTACTGTATTTATGAATACGGATGAAATCAGGGTTTTACAGTTCAACAGGCTGGTAAGGGATTTGAATGGATTAACGACTGCAGATTTTCTATCCAGGCTGGAGCATGCTTTTACAATTGAAAAATCTGAGGAGCCAGTAGATCCGGATCAGTTGCATCGTATTGGAATGTATTTGGATAAGCAGTGGTATGTTTTATCTCCAAAAGAGGATGCTTATGATGCGAATGATCCTGTAGATTTACTGGATGTGAGTATTTTACAGCATCAGCTTCTAGGCCCTGTATTGGGGATTGATGATCCGCGTACCAATGCGAGGGTAACTTTTGAAGGAGGGATCACGCCTTTAGTGGAAATTCAGAAAATGGTTGACAATAGTCTTTATGCAGTGGCATTTACATTGTATGCGGTTTCTGTGGAACAGATTATCAATGTTGCGGATGCGAATAAGACCATGCCTCCAAAGTCTACGTGGATAGAGCCCAAGTTTTTGGTAGGCATGCTGACTAATTATTGTATTTAA
- a CDS encoding D-2-hydroxyacid dehydrogenase translates to MIKILANDGIDPIGKRLLEEAGFIVDTETVAQDKLIEALQNYDAITVRSATKVRKDVIDACPNLKLIGRGGVGMDNIDVDYAREQGRAVVNTPAASSLSVAELVFAHLFTGIRFLQDANRKMPVEGATSFNKLKKDYAKGTELRGKTLGIIGFGRIGRETATLALGLGMNVLAYDLYPFDGKLTLKFQGDLSLDIPVKTVSLEEVIKNSDFITLHTPFADRPILGAAEFDLMKPGVGVVNCSRGGTIDEQALINALDSAKVAFAGLDVFDNEPTPLEAILKHPKISLTPHIGAATNEAQERIGEELASLIIAHFKK, encoded by the coding sequence ATGATTAAGATACTTGCAAACGATGGGATCGATCCTATCGGAAAACGATTGTTAGAAGAAGCCGGTTTTATTGTAGATACAGAAACTGTTGCTCAGGATAAATTGATTGAAGCCCTGCAAAATTATGATGCAATTACGGTTAGAAGCGCAACGAAAGTCCGTAAAGATGTAATTGATGCTTGTCCAAATTTGAAGCTGATTGGCAGAGGTGGAGTAGGGATGGATAATATTGATGTGGATTATGCGCGTGAACAAGGTCGTGCGGTGGTAAATACGCCAGCTGCTTCTTCTTTGTCTGTTGCTGAATTGGTTTTTGCACATTTATTTACTGGTATCCGTTTTTTACAGGATGCTAACCGCAAAATGCCTGTTGAGGGGGCTACAAGTTTCAATAAACTGAAAAAGGATTATGCGAAAGGTACTGAGCTTAGAGGTAAAACTTTGGGGATCATTGGTTTTGGCAGAATTGGAAGAGAGACGGCTACTTTAGCTTTAGGCTTGGGTATGAATGTGCTTGCTTATGATCTTTATCCTTTTGATGGTAAATTAACTTTGAAGTTTCAGGGTGATTTAAGTCTTGATATTCCTGTGAAAACAGTAAGTCTGGAAGAAGTGATCAAAAATAGTGATTTCATTACTTTACATACGCCTTTTGCTGACCGTCCTATATTAGGTGCTGCTGAGTTCGATTTAATGAAACCAGGAGTCGGTGTGGTGAATTGTTCAAGAGGTGGTACTATTGATGAGCAGGCATTGATTAATGCGCTGGATAGTGCTAAAGTTGCTTTTGCTGGATTAGATGTGTTTGACAATGAGCCTACTCCTTTAGAGGCGATTTTAAAGCATCCTAAAATTTCGTTAACACCGCATATTGGTGCTGCAACGAACGAAGCACAGGAGCGTATTGGTGAAGAATTAGCTTCATTGATTATTGCACATTTTAAAAAATAA
- the serC gene encoding 3-phosphoserine/phosphohydroxythreonine transaminase translates to MRHNFGAGPCILPQEVFRQASQAVLDFKDGLSILEISHRTPEFEAVLAEAVKLVKELLNVPEGYSVLFLQGGASLQFAMVPMNLLSEGQTATYLETGVWANKAIKEVKNFGTANVVASSKDANFNYVPKGYSIPEDSAYFHCTSNNTIYGTEMFSLPETKVPVVCDMSSDIMSRVIDVSQYDLIYAGSQKNIGPAGSVLVIVKDEILGKTTNKIPSMLDYKVHIEGGSMYNTPPVFAIYVAMLNLRWLKSKGGVAEIEKENIAKANALYMEIDRNPLFKGTAVVEDRSRMNICFVMENPELEKPFLKFVEENDVEGLKGHRSVGGFRASIYNALPITSVHRLVELMQVFAEKHPK, encoded by the coding sequence ATGAGACATAATTTTGGAGCAGGCCCCTGTATTTTACCTCAGGAAGTGTTTAGACAGGCGTCACAAGCCGTTTTAGATTTTAAGGATGGGTTATCGATTTTAGAGATTTCCCACCGTACACCAGAGTTCGAGGCCGTATTAGCTGAAGCTGTTAAGTTGGTTAAAGAGTTGTTAAATGTACCGGAAGGATACTCCGTTTTATTCTTACAGGGTGGTGCGAGTTTACAGTTTGCCATGGTTCCTATGAACTTGTTAAGCGAAGGGCAAACTGCAACTTACCTGGAGACTGGTGTATGGGCTAACAAAGCTATTAAGGAAGTGAAAAACTTTGGTACTGCAAATGTAGTGGCTTCTTCAAAGGACGCTAACTTTAACTATGTACCTAAGGGATATTCTATTCCTGAAGATAGTGCGTATTTCCATTGTACTTCGAATAACACAATTTATGGTACTGAAATGTTCAGCTTGCCTGAAACTAAAGTGCCGGTTGTTTGCGATATGTCTTCAGACATTATGAGCAGAGTGATCGATGTTTCACAATACGATCTGATTTATGCTGGTTCACAAAAGAATATTGGCCCTGCTGGTTCAGTTTTAGTAATCGTTAAGGATGAGATTTTAGGTAAAACTACCAATAAGATCCCTTCTATGTTAGATTATAAGGTTCATATTGAAGGTGGTTCTATGTACAATACGCCTCCTGTTTTTGCAATTTATGTAGCAATGTTGAACCTGAGATGGTTAAAATCTAAAGGTGGTGTTGCGGAGATTGAAAAAGAGAACATTGCGAAAGCGAATGCTTTATATATGGAGATTGACAGAAATCCTTTATTTAAGGGTACTGCTGTTGTCGAAGACCGTTCAAGAATGAATATCTGTTTTGTGATGGAAAATCCTGAACTGGAGAAACCATTCCTGAAATTTGTAGAAGAAAATGATGTTGAAGGACTTAAAGGACATAGAAGTGTAGGTGGATTCAGAGCTTCTATTTACAATGCGTTACCAATTACAAGCGTACACAGACTAGTGGAATTGATGCAGGTTTTTGCAGAGAAACACCCAAAATAA
- the rpe gene encoding ribulose-phosphate 3-epimerase → MKHLIAPSVLSADFANLQRDIEMINSSAADWFHVDIMDGVFVPNISFGFPVMEALKKHAKKPLDVHLMIVNPDLYIEQFAAAGANSITVHYEACVHLNKTVQAIHKTGAKACVALNPHTPVELLIDILPVLDMVLIMSVNPGFGGQQFIPNTLLKIRRLKAMAAAVNPGLLIEVDGGVSIQNMGDLIAAGADVFVAGNAIFSAESPLEMIETMKDISASALRSI, encoded by the coding sequence ATGAAACACCTGATTGCCCCCTCTGTACTTTCTGCTGATTTTGCCAATTTACAACGCGATATAGAAATGATTAATTCCAGCGCTGCAGATTGGTTTCATGTAGATATTATGGATGGCGTATTTGTGCCGAACATTTCTTTCGGTTTTCCAGTGATGGAGGCGCTTAAAAAACATGCAAAGAAGCCTTTGGATGTCCATTTGATGATTGTAAATCCTGATTTGTACATTGAGCAGTTTGCAGCGGCAGGTGCCAATAGTATTACGGTACATTATGAGGCTTGTGTGCATTTGAACAAAACGGTTCAGGCGATCCATAAAACCGGAGCGAAAGCTTGTGTGGCGCTCAACCCGCATACGCCTGTAGAGTTACTGATTGATATCCTTCCGGTATTGGATATGGTATTGATCATGTCTGTGAATCCTGGTTTTGGCGGACAGCAGTTTATCCCCAATACGCTGCTCAAAATAAGAAGGCTGAAAGCAATGGCTGCTGCTGTAAATCCGGGTTTACTGATTGAGGTAGACGGTGGTGTGAGTATCCAGAACATGGGTGATTTAATTGCTGCTGGTGCTGATGTTTTTGTAGCTGGAAATGCTATTTTCAGCGCTGAGTCGCCTTTGGAAATGATAGAGACCATGAAGGATATATCAGCATCCGCTCTGCGCAGTATATAA
- a CDS encoding ABC transporter permease → MFRLDLKIALRSLWKNKGYTIINIGGLAIGLASCMILLLYVAYEWSYDKQFTNYDKTYVIYNNSKASTQTFSWAWTPGAMADEVRTKITGVAYSSHSTYPQEELISNGEKNFKKKAVYTDPTFLKIFDYKFIKGNPNTVLTNINSVILTKTMAKNLFGDEDPINKTVKLQHTEVLKVEAVIEDVPINSSIQFDYLMPYALFLKQNPWAKDINWGNSMCLTVIQLQSNTFFDKANSQIRDIFKNHSKDATNVGLMHPLAKWHLYDNFENGKSVGGKIDQLRIFLILAFCILLIACVNFMNLSTAKSEKRAKEVGVRKAIGSSRGALIGQFMIESVLLSFMAMLVAFILMEISLPYFNALLNIKLTINYYNWIFWVVLISLTAFTGFIAGSYPAFYLSSFEPVKVLKSFSTAGSSSLSVRKALVVFQFVFAASLIICTIVIYQQLNFIKNKPIGYNRASLIEIPIQGNLAGKEKLALLKEKLLKTGAVTGVTAFSRSISEGGNNTFNVSWPGKNPKEDVLFNHRDAGEDFAKTVGSEMVNGRDFSAQFTADSTNIVVNQAAVKVMGLKKPIGTVINIMGKPFTIIGVMKDFVMESPYKNAAPMFISNRIEGATYVIAKLNPAQSILNATTKVDEVVKALNPNFPVDRKFVEDSFQQKFQDERLLGILSNWFGGFAIFISCLGLLGLALFMAEQRKKEISIRKVLGATTLNILTLLNKDFIKLVAIANLIAFPLSYIIISKWLSAFEFNVGITILPFAIATGLSLIIAILTVSVQSVKVAKATPIDSLKHE, encoded by the coding sequence ATGTTTAGACTTGACCTTAAAATAGCTTTACGGAGCCTTTGGAAAAATAAAGGATATACCATAATTAATATAGGAGGCCTGGCCATCGGGCTGGCCAGCTGTATGATCCTTTTACTCTATGTCGCCTACGAATGGAGTTACGACAAACAGTTCACGAACTATGATAAAACTTACGTCATTTATAACAACTCTAAAGCCAGCACACAAACCTTTAGCTGGGCATGGACACCAGGCGCTATGGCCGATGAAGTGCGGACTAAAATAACAGGCGTTGCCTATTCCTCCCACTCCACCTACCCACAAGAAGAACTGATCAGTAATGGAGAAAAGAACTTCAAGAAAAAAGCCGTTTACACAGACCCAACCTTCCTGAAAATATTTGATTACAAATTTATTAAAGGAAACCCAAATACAGTGCTAACCAACATCAACTCGGTTATTCTGACTAAGACCATGGCTAAAAATCTCTTTGGCGATGAAGACCCCATTAACAAAACAGTAAAATTACAGCATACCGAAGTCTTAAAAGTAGAAGCCGTAATTGAAGATGTTCCCATCAACAGCAGTATTCAATTCGACTACCTGATGCCTTATGCCCTATTTCTCAAACAAAATCCCTGGGCAAAAGACATCAATTGGGGAAATAGCATGTGCCTGACCGTAATTCAGCTTCAAAGCAATACCTTTTTTGACAAAGCCAACAGTCAGATCAGGGATATTTTCAAAAACCACTCCAAAGACGCTACCAATGTAGGGCTGATGCATCCTTTAGCCAAATGGCATTTATACGATAATTTTGAGAACGGAAAATCCGTTGGAGGCAAAATAGATCAGCTCAGGATATTTCTGATCCTGGCCTTCTGTATACTTTTAATTGCCTGTGTAAACTTCATGAACCTTTCTACAGCCAAATCAGAAAAAAGAGCTAAAGAAGTTGGCGTCAGAAAGGCTATTGGCTCTTCAAGAGGAGCCCTGATTGGTCAGTTTATGATAGAATCTGTTTTACTCTCTTTTATGGCGATGCTGGTTGCTTTTATTTTAATGGAGATCAGTCTTCCCTACTTTAATGCCCTGTTAAACATTAAACTGACTATCAATTATTACAATTGGATATTCTGGGTAGTGCTCATCAGCCTCACTGCATTCACAGGCTTTATAGCAGGAAGTTATCCAGCATTTTACCTCTCCTCCTTTGAACCCGTTAAAGTACTAAAGAGCTTCAGTACCGCAGGCAGCTCATCCCTTTCCGTAAGAAAAGCTTTAGTGGTCTTTCAATTCGTATTTGCAGCTTCTTTAATCATCTGTACAATCGTTATTTATCAGCAGCTCAACTTTATTAAAAACAAACCAATAGGTTATAACAGGGCCAGTTTAATAGAAATACCCATACAAGGAAATCTTGCAGGCAAAGAAAAACTAGCACTCTTAAAAGAAAAGTTACTTAAAACAGGAGCAGTTACCGGCGTAACCGCCTTTAGCAGAAGTATAAGTGAAGGCGGAAACAACACCTTTAACGTTTCCTGGCCAGGTAAAAACCCTAAAGAAGATGTCTTGTTCAATCACCGTGATGCAGGAGAAGATTTTGCAAAAACTGTGGGTTCCGAAATGGTCAATGGCAGAGATTTTTCTGCCCAATTTACCGCAGATTCTACCAATATAGTGGTTAATCAAGCAGCAGTGAAAGTAATGGGCTTGAAAAAACCCATAGGTACAGTTATCAATATTATGGGTAAACCCTTTACCATTATCGGTGTAATGAAAGACTTTGTCATGGAATCTCCCTACAAAAATGCAGCTCCTATGTTTATCAGCAATCGCATTGAGGGCGCTACTTATGTGATCGCCAAACTGAATCCTGCACAAAGCATCCTGAACGCGACCACAAAAGTTGACGAGGTAGTTAAAGCATTAAACCCTAATTTCCCGGTAGACAGGAAGTTTGTAGAGGATAGCTTCCAGCAGAAATTCCAGGATGAACGCTTATTAGGTATTCTATCTAACTGGTTTGGTGGCTTCGCTATTTTCATTTCCTGCCTTGGCTTATTAGGACTTGCCCTGTTCATGGCAGAACAAAGAAAAAAAGAAATCAGTATCCGTAAAGTTCTGGGCGCAACCACGCTGAATATCCTGACACTGCTCAACAAAGACTTCATTAAACTGGTCGCCATCGCTAACCTGATTGCCTTTCCCCTATCCTATATTATTATCAGCAAATGGTTATCAGCCTTTGAATTTAATGTAGGGATAACCATTCTGCCCTTTGCCATAGCTACAGGCTTGTCCCTGATCATCGCTATACTCACCGTTAGTGTACAATCAGTAAAAGTTGCCAAAGCTACCCCTATAGACTCCTTAAAACACGAATAG